Proteins from one Cyprinus carpio isolate SPL01 chromosome B15, ASM1834038v1, whole genome shotgun sequence genomic window:
- the LOC109050863 gene encoding glutamate carboxypeptidase 2-like → MGTEDKKTSSLCRLTVIFFIGFVIGWCARPTINHGDASKSFLHDFLDEMQAENIKHHLRKFTRLPHLAGSQQNLDLAKQIRDEWMEFGLDSVELVPYDVLLSYPNKTNPNYISIVDHLGTEIFNTSLAEPVPEGYEDVTDIVPPYSAFSAKGQPEDELVYVNYGRTEDFFKLERELGINCSGKIVIARYGKIFRGNKVKNAMLAGAKGIVLFSDPADYCADGVEPYPDGWNLPGGGAQRGNVLNLNGAGDPLTPGYPAKEYTYRSSLEDAVGLPKIPVHPIGYHDAVHLLQHMGGPHPPDNWKGSLNISYRIGPGFTDGLNQNKVRMNIHTNNQVTRIYNVIGWIRGAVEPDRYVILGGHRDAWVFGGIDPVSGAAVVHENVRAAGKLMKKGWRPRRTLIFASWDAEEFGLLGSTEWAEDHARVLQERAVAYINADSAIEGMYTLRVDCTPSLHTLVYDITKKVSSPEEGEEGMTLYQSWHKRDNSTERDAPWISKLGSGSDFEAYFIRLGIASGRARYTKNRKTERYSSYPVYHSVYETYEIVERFYDPSFRRLEAVARVRGGLIFSLADSPVLPLDCVEYAMSLTKYANSIYQLALKHPAAMQQHSVSFDSLFFAVENFTVVARDFHQRLDQLDTSNALAVRMVNDQLMYLERAFTDPLGLPGRPFYRHIIFAPSSHNKYAGESFPGIYDALFDIENAVDWQKAWDEVKRQISIAAFTVNAAAETLKPVVS, encoded by the exons ATGGGAACTGAGGATAAAAAAACCAGCTCTCTCTGCCGGTTAACGGTTATATTCTTTATTGGCTTTGTTATTG GTTGGTGTGCTCGACCTACTATTAATCACGGAGATGCATCAAAAAGCTTCCTCCACGACTTTCTGGATGAGATGCAGGCAGAGAATATTAAACATCATCTCAG GAAGTTCACAAGGCTGCCCCACCTGGCTGGATCGCAGCAGAATCTGGATCTGGCAAAGCAGATCCGGGACGAGTGGATGGAGTTTGGGCTGGACTCCGTGGAGCTAGTGCCGTACGACGTGCTGCTGTCATACCCAAATAAAACAAACCCCAATTACATCTCCATAGTGGACCACCTGGGCACTGAG ATCTTTAACACGTCTCTGGCTGAGCCGGTCCCTGAAGGTTATGAAGATGTTACCGATATCGTCCCTCCTTATAGTGCTTTCTCTGCGAAAGGACAGCCAGAG GATGAGCTGGTTTATGTGAATTACGGCCGGACGGAGGATTTCTTTAAGCTGGAGAGAGAGTTGGGAATAAACTGTTCAGGAAAAATCGTCATCGCTAGATATGGCAAAATCTTCCGTGGGAACAAG GTGAAGAACGCGATGTTAGCAGGAGCTAAAGGGATCGTGCTGTTCTCGGACCCTGCGGATTACTGTGCTGACGGCGTGGAGCCGTATCCCGACGGCTGGAACCTGCCAGGAGGAGGCGCTCAGAGAGGAAACGTGCTGAATCTGAACGGGGCGGGAGACCCCCTCACACCTGGATACCCTGCCAAAG AATACACCTACAGATCGAGTCTGGAGGACGCAGTGGGGCTTCCCAAGATTCCAGTGCATCCCATCGGATATCATGACGCGGTTCACCTGCTGCA GCATATGGGAGGACCTCATCCGCCGGATAACTGGAAAGGCTCCCTGAACATCTCATATAGAATCGGACCGGGATTCACAGACGGTTTAAATCAGAA TAAAGTGCGTATGAACATCCACACCAATAATCAGGTGACCCGTATCTACAACGTGATTGGCTGGATCAGAGGAGCGGTGGAGCCAG ACAGGTACGTGATTCTGGGCGGCCATCGTGACGCTTGGGTGTTCGGAGGGATTGATCCCGTGTCAGGAGCTGCTGTGGTGCACGAGAACGTGAGAGCGGCCGGGAAGCTCATGAAGAAAG gTTGGAGGCCGAGGAGAACGCTGATCTTTGCCAGCTGGGACGCAGAAGAGTTTGGTCTGCTGGGATCCACAGAATGGGCAGAG GATCACGCCAGAGTCCTGCAGGAGCGAGCCGTGGCTTACATCAATGCAGACTCTGCTATTGagg gtatgTACACACTGAGAGTCGACTGCACTCCCTCCCTACACactctggtttatgacatcaccAAGAAG GTTTCGAGTCcagaggagggagaggagggcATGACTTTATATCAGAGCTGGCACAAACGTGATAACTCCACAGAAAGAGATGCACCGTG GATCAGTAAACTGGGCTCTGGCAGTGATTTTGAAGCGTATTTCATCAGATTAGGCATTGCATCTGGAAGAGCGAGATACACCAAAAAccga AAAACCGAGCGCTACAGCAGTTACCCCGTGTACCACAGCGTGTACGAGACCTACGAGATCGTGGAGCGATTCTACGACCCGAGTTTCCGCCGGCTGGAGGCCGTGGCCCGTGTTCGGGGAGGACTGATCTTCAGTTTGGCCGATTCTCCGGTCTTACCTCTGGACTGTGTGGAATACGCCATGTCTCTCACCAAATACGCCAACAGCATCTACCAGCTGGCACTGAAGCACCCTGCTGCCATGCAGCAGCACAGCGTCTCGTTCG ATTCTCTCTTCTTTGCTGTTGAGAACTTCACGGTCGTGGCACGAGACTTTCATCAGCGTCTTGATCAGCTCGACACCTCGAA TGCTCTGGCCGTAAGGATGGTAAACGATCAGCTGATGTATTTAGAGAGAGCTTTCACTGATCCGCTGGGTTTGCCTGGGAGACCATTTTACAG GCATATCATATTTGCGCCCAGCAGTCACAATAAATATGCGGGTGAGTCTTTCCCAGGGATTTATGACGCTTTGTTTGACATTGAGAACGCAGTGGACTGGCAGAAGGCCTGGGATGAGGTCAAACGCCAAATCAGCATCGCCGCCTTCACGGTCAACGCAGCTGCTGAGACGCTAAAGCCCGTCGTCAGCTAG
- the LOC109082593 gene encoding tyrosinase, producing MRLGLIMSLPLLLFFIQFWSPSLQQFPRPCTTPDVLQSKRCCPVWPGDGSVCGSLSGRGFCQDVTVSDLPDGPQYPHSGLDDRERWPLVFYNQTCQCAGNYMGFDCGECKFGYFGASCGERRESVRRNIFQLSVSERQRFISYLNLAKTTISPDYVIVTGTYAQMNNGSTPMFTDISVYDLFVWMHYYVSRDALLGGPGNVWADIDFAHESAAFLPWHRVYLLFWEHEIRKLTGDFNFTIPYWDWRDAQDCQVCTDELMGARSPLNPNLISPSSVFSSWKVICSQPEDYNQREVLCDGSPEGPLLRNPGNHDRKRVPRLPTSADVESVLSLTEYETGLMDRRANMSFRNALEGFASPETGLAVTGQSLMHNSLHAFMNGSMSSVQGSANDPIFLLHHAFVDSIFEQWLRRHQPPRTHYPTANAPIGHNDGYYMVPFIPLYRNGDYFLSTKALGYEYAYLQDPSQRFVQEFLTPYLEQARQIWRWLLAAGILGAAVVGIIAAIITVACHRRTRRRKSYGERQPLLNSSEEEGSTSYQTTL from the exons ATGCGTCTGGGTCTCATCATGTCTCTCCCTCTGCTTCTGTTCTTCATTCAGTTCTGGAGTCCGTCTCTCCAGCAGTTTCCTCGGCCGTGCACCACACCGGACGTCCTGCAGAGCAAGCGCTGCTGTCCGGTCTGGCCAGGTGACGGTTCGGTGTGTGGCTCCCTGTCGGGTCGAGGCTTCTGCCAAGACGTCACGGTCTCTGATCTTCCCGACGGGCCGCAGTACCCACATTCAGGCCTGGATGACCGCGAGCGCTGGCCTCTGGTGTTCTACAACCAAACCTGCCAGTGCGCCGGAAACTACATGGGGTTCGACTGCGGCGAGTGCAAGTTTGGTTACTTTGGTGCCAGCTGCGGGGAACGACGGGAATCTGTGCGCAGAAACATCTTCCAATTATCCGTATCTGAGAGGCAAAGGTTCATCTCGTACCTCAACCTCGCCAAAACTACCATCAGCCCCGATTATGTGATCGTGACGGGCACGTATGCGCAGATGAACAACGGCTCGACACCCATGTTCACCGACATCAGTGTGTACGATCTGTTCGTCTGGATGCACTATTACGTGTCCCGTGATGCGCTGCTCGGGGGTCCCGGGAACGTGTGGGCCGACATTGACTTTGCGCACGAATCGGCCGCGTTTCTGCCCTGGCATCGCGTTTACCTGCTGTTCTGGGAGCATGAGATCCGGAAGCTGACCGGTGACTTTAACTTCACCATCCCTTACTGGGACTGGCGTGACGCTCAAGACTGTCAGGTGTGCACGGATGAGCTGATGGGGGCGCGCAGTCCTCTCAACCCCAACCTGATCAGCCCATCCTCGGTGTTCTCCTCCTGGAAg GTGATCTGTTCACAACCCGAAGACTACAACCAGCGTGAGGTTTTGTGTGACGGGTCTCCAGAGGGACCGTTACTGCGTAATCCAGGAAACCACGACCGAAAGCGTGTCCCGCGGCTGCCCACCTCCGCAGACGTGGAGTCAGTGCTGAGCCTAACAGAGTACGAGACGGGTCTGATGGACAGACGCGCCAACATGAGCTTCAGGAACGCTCTGGAAG GATTTGCGAGTCCTGAGACGGGGCTGGCAGTAACGGGGCAGAGCTTGATGCACAACTCTTTACACGCCTTCATGAATGGATCCATGTCTTCAGTGCAGGGATCCGCCAACGATCCCATCTTCCTTCTACATCATGCCTTTGTCGACAG CATCTTTGAGCAATGGCTGAGGAGACACCAGCCTCCCCGCACACACTACCCGACCGCCAACGCCCCGATCGGACACAACGACGGCTATTACATGGTCCCCTTCATCCCTCTCTACAGAAACGGAGATTATTTCCTCTCGACTAAAGCTCTGGGTTATGAATATGCATATTTACAGGACCCAA GTCAGCGGTTTGTGCAGGAGTTTCTGACGCCGTATCTGGAGCAAGCTCGGCAGATCTGGCGCTGGCTGCTGGCCGCGGGGATCCTCGGGGCGGCCGTGGTGGGAATTATTGCAGCTATTATCACTGTGGCGTGTCACAGACGGACGAGGAGGAGAAAGTCATATGGGGAGAGACAGCCGCTTCTGAACAGCAGCGAAGAGGAGGGATCGACTTCATATCAGACTACACTGTGA